One Primulina tabacum isolate GXHZ01 chromosome 10, ASM2559414v2, whole genome shotgun sequence DNA segment encodes these proteins:
- the LOC142505131 gene encoding vacuolar cation/proton exchanger 3-like — protein sequence MAEASAMENGSIKGLISKDMRHGRTAHNMSSSSLRNKSDLTLVNRVRVGFLRSFLANLQEVLLGTKLSVLFLAIPFAIVAQYRHFGNPWVFALSLLGITPLAERVSFLTEQIAYYTGPTVGGLLNATCGNATEMIIAILALANHKVSVVKYSLLGSILSNLLLVLGTSLFCGGIANISKQQKFDRKQADVNSSLLFLGLLCHVLPLMFKFAGKSVEQTAVGTLQLSRASCIIMLIVYLAYLIFQLWTHRQFFEAQEEDDVFDDDVSDDTPVIGFWSGFVWLVLMTGIIALLSEFVVATIEDASNSWGLSVSFISVILLPIVGNAAEHAGAIIFAFKNKLDISLGVALGSATQIAMFVVPTSVLVSWMMGIDMDLDFSILGTSTLAISILVTAFTLQDGTSHYMKGLVLLLCYVVIGACFFLFKTNHESGANLELSTSQGLDIMRI from the exons ATGGCGGAAGCATCGGCCATGGAGAACGGGAGCATAAAGGGACTGATCAGCAAGGATATGAGACATGGCCGCACAGCGCACAACATGTCCTCGTCTTCCCTGCGCAATAAATCCGATCTCACTCTTGTTAACAGAGTTAGGGTCGGGTTTCTGCGAAGTTTCCTGGCAAACCTGCAGGAGGTTTTGCTGGGAACCAAGCTCTCCGTGCTGTTCTTGGCAATTCCTTTCGCCATTGTTGCGCAGTATCGCCATTTTGGGAAT CCATGGGTATTTGCTTTAAGCTTACTCGGAATCACTCCCCTCGCCGAACGAGTCAGTTTTCTCACGGA GCAAATCGCTTATTACACAGGGCCAACAG TTGGAGGACTCTTGAACGCAACATGTGGAAATGCTACAGAGATGATAATAGCCATACTGGCACTTGCTAACCACAAAGTTTCTGTGGTCAAATACTCTCTATTGGGATCTATTCTCTCTAATCTTCTTTTGGTTCTTGGCACCTCCCTTTTCTGTGGTGGCATTGCCAACATATCGAAGCAGCAAAAATTCGATAGA AAGCAGGCAGATGTCAACTCATCGCTTTTGTTCTTGGGATTATTGTGCCATGTCCTGCCTTTGATGTTTAAGTTTGCTGGAAAATCTGTGGAACAAACCGCAGTTGGAACACTTCAATTGTCTAGGGCAAGCTGCATTATCATGCTCATTGTATACCTTGCATATCTAATCTTCCAGTTATGGACTCATCGACAATTCTTCGAAGCTCAAGAG GAAGACGATGTTTTTGACGACGATGTATCAGATGACACCCCAGTTATAGGGTTTTGGAGTGGATTTGTTTGGTTAGTTCTCATGACCGGAATCATAGCTCTTCTGTCCGAGTTCGTAGTTGCCACAATCGAA GATGCATCGAATTCTTGGGGGTTATCCGTCAGCTTCATCAGTGTGATTTTACTACCAATTGTGGGAAATGCAGCAGAACATGCCGGGGCCATCATTTTTGCATTCAAGAACAAATTG GATATATCTTTAGGCGTGGCACTAGGTTCAGCAACACAAATTGCCATGTTCGTG gtcCCAACAAGTGTACTCGTTTCGTGGATGATGGGTATCGACATGGATCTCGACTTCAGTATCCTCGGAACAAGTACTCTTGCCATATCAATTCTGGTCACAGCATTCACTTTACAA GATGGAACATCACATTATATGAAGGGTTTGGTTCTTCTGCTGTGCTATGTTGTCATTGGCGCATGCTTCTTCTTGTTCAAAACCA ACCATGAAAGTGGTGCAAACTTAGAGCTTAGCACCTCCCAGGGTCTGGATATCATGAGAATCTGA